A portion of the Chondrinema litorale genome contains these proteins:
- a CDS encoding TetR/AcrR family transcriptional regulator, with amino-acid sequence MGIKERRERERIRRNNEIVDAAEKVISKKGMQNTTMDDIAKEAELGKATIYGYYKSKEEILLEINKRAFNKLGEMFSSIYDDYETGLEKLNGIGRTYIQFAKDYPNYYQFISLFELGFTEKDPIESSLNGQRCDNILINAIKDGQTDGSVRKDLKPEIVAKLLWSMTTGVMQLYKVKGDVLKEYKGIDEKELFEHYFLFLRNGIAST; translated from the coding sequence ATGGGAATAAAAGAAAGAAGGGAAAGAGAACGAATAAGAAGGAACAATGAGATTGTTGATGCAGCAGAAAAAGTAATATCTAAAAAGGGCATGCAAAACACAACGATGGATGATATTGCTAAAGAAGCTGAACTGGGTAAAGCTACAATCTACGGTTATTACAAAAGCAAAGAAGAAATACTCTTAGAAATTAATAAAAGAGCATTTAATAAGTTGGGAGAAATGTTTTCTTCAATTTATGATGATTACGAAACAGGTCTTGAAAAGCTTAATGGTATAGGCAGAACCTATATTCAGTTTGCTAAAGACTACCCAAATTACTACCAATTTATATCTCTATTTGAGTTAGGTTTTACAGAAAAAGATCCAATAGAGAGTAGTTTGAATGGCCAGAGATGTGATAATATTTTAATAAATGCCATTAAAGATGGTCAAACTGACGGCTCTGTTCGAAAAGATTTAAAACCTGAGATTGTAGCCAAATTGCTTTGGAGTATGACAACTGGTGTTATGCAATTATATAAAGTAAAAGGTGATGTTTTGAAAGAGTATAAAGGTATAGATGAAAAAGAATTGTTTGAGCATTATTTTCTATTCTTAAGAAATGGCATTGCTTCAACATAA
- a CDS encoding efflux RND transporter periplasmic adaptor subunit, translating into MTNYTKYLPLMLFLFAACSVEKKTETIVKETKAIPVKIEKIEESNEPIPIESSGILAAKEEVRLSFKTGGILENIYVDEGQKVQKGQLLASLSPEEIDSQVLQAKASLEKAKRDLQRAEILYKDTVVTLEDLQNSKTALEVAQANMEIASFNQQYSKIYASTNGRVLQRLAEQNEVLSPGTPVFLLASSEKSQIIRVGLADKDVVKLQLGDSAIVKFDAYDRENFKAKVTEIAATASPVGTFEVELSIQPSKYELKQGFVGKTSIFPSKQAPYYKVPVSAIFEADKKAVYVFVPDKDQQTVSKIKLETTGIGEDFLIVNKETAKQLDFVITEGNAYLNNGSSITPKQLTSNSSLVTR; encoded by the coding sequence ATGACTAATTACACAAAGTATTTACCCTTAATGCTTTTCTTATTTGCTGCGTGTTCAGTTGAGAAAAAAACAGAAACTATTGTTAAAGAAACTAAGGCTATTCCTGTGAAAATTGAAAAAATAGAAGAAAGTAATGAGCCAATTCCTATTGAAAGTAGCGGGATTTTAGCTGCTAAAGAAGAAGTAAGACTTTCTTTTAAAACAGGCGGAATATTAGAAAATATTTATGTGGATGAAGGACAAAAAGTGCAGAAGGGTCAACTATTGGCAAGTTTGTCTCCCGAAGAAATCGATTCTCAAGTTTTGCAAGCAAAAGCATCGTTAGAAAAAGCCAAAAGGGATTTGCAACGCGCTGAGATTTTGTATAAAGACACAGTTGTTACACTAGAAGATTTACAAAATAGCAAAACAGCTTTAGAAGTTGCACAGGCTAATATGGAGATTGCCAGCTTTAATCAGCAGTATTCAAAAATATATGCTTCGACCAACGGTCGGGTTTTGCAAAGATTGGCAGAGCAGAATGAGGTATTAAGTCCGGGAACACCAGTGTTTTTACTGGCATCATCAGAAAAATCTCAGATTATAAGAGTCGGCTTGGCAGATAAAGATGTGGTGAAACTGCAATTAGGAGATAGTGCTATTGTAAAATTCGATGCTTACGATCGTGAGAACTTCAAAGCCAAAGTAACAGAGATTGCTGCTACTGCCTCGCCCGTGGGTACATTTGAAGTAGAATTATCTATCCAGCCTTCAAAATATGAACTTAAACAAGGCTTTGTGGGTAAGACCTCTATTTTTCCATCAAAGCAAGCGCCTTATTACAAAGTTCCGGTGAGTGCCATTTTCGAAGCCGATAAAAAAGCAGTATATGTTTTTGTGCCAGATAAAGACCAACAAACTGTCTCTAAAATTAAATTGGAAACCACTGGAATAGGAGAGGACTTTCTAATTGTAAATAAAGAAACTGCAAAACAATTAGACTTTGTAATTACTGAGGGAAATGCTTATCTCAATAATGGTAGCAGTATCACTCCAAAACAACTCACATCCAATTCTTCACTGGTAACTCGATAG
- a CDS encoding thymidylate synthase, whose translation MKQYKELLKTILETGTKKEDRTGTGTLSIFGYQMRFDLSEGFPVVTTKKLHLRSIIHELLWFLNGDTNIKYLKENKVRIWDEWADENGDLGPVYGKQWRSWETPSGEKIDQISKLVQQIKNNPDSRRLLVSAWNPSDVDNMALPPCHTLFQFYVANGKISCQLYQRSADVFLGVPFNIASYALLTMMIAQVCDLEPGDFIHTFGDAHLYSNHLEQAKLQLSRTPRPLPVMEINPEVKDLFSFKYEDFTLKNYDPHPHIKGEVAV comes from the coding sequence ATGAAACAATATAAGGAGTTACTTAAAACCATTTTAGAAACAGGAACTAAGAAAGAAGATAGAACAGGAACTGGCACATTAAGTATATTCGGATATCAAATGCGTTTCGATCTTTCAGAAGGGTTTCCAGTAGTTACCACCAAAAAGCTTCATTTAAGGTCAATCATCCATGAGCTACTTTGGTTTTTAAATGGCGATACCAATATTAAATATCTTAAAGAGAATAAAGTAAGAATTTGGGATGAGTGGGCAGATGAAAATGGCGATCTAGGACCTGTATATGGTAAACAATGGCGTTCGTGGGAAACCCCATCAGGCGAAAAAATTGACCAAATAAGTAAGCTTGTTCAACAAATAAAAAATAATCCAGATTCCAGAAGACTGTTGGTGAGTGCGTGGAATCCTTCGGATGTAGATAATATGGCATTACCTCCTTGCCATACACTTTTTCAGTTTTATGTTGCTAATGGCAAAATCTCTTGCCAATTATACCAACGCAGTGCCGACGTATTTTTAGGAGTTCCTTTTAACATTGCTTCTTACGCTTTACTAACCATGATGATTGCACAGGTTTGCGATCTTGAACCTGGTGATTTTATTCATACCTTTGGTGATGCACATTTGTATTCTAATCACTTAGAGCAAGCTAAATTGCAATTGAGCAGGACGCCAAGACCATTGCCAGTAATGGAGATTAATCCTGAAGTAAAAGATTTGTTCTCATTTAAATACGAAGATTTCACTTTAAAAAATTACGATCCGCATCCACATATCAAAGGAGAAGTAGCAGTTTAG
- a CDS encoding TolC family protein, translating to MLSKIQSTIWDYPIYFLKISDYQSESKLRLIILLLFAISLPVNLLFAQSKILDNYIEEGLKSNLAMQRQGLTLERQIESLKEARGMFYPNVSFNADYTLAKGGRMIELPIGDLLNPVYSTLNEMNESKNFSMVDNVEEQFLPNKFHDTKLRLIQPIFNSDIFYNYKAAKDMVSIQQAKKDAYQKELTKEIKVAYYKYIQANEVLNIYSETRQLLNEVLRVNKKLVVNDKATSEIIFDAQYEISKLDEEEAFARKDMEVSKAWFNFLLNRDHQTEIETDTIVFQAFTDQAFDSESLEDQALTSRDELNQIRSSVSVENQLLNMSKSSSLPTVSLVADVGFQGYGYQFDSSQDYWLTQISLKWNLFQGLQNKSKIQQHQITLKELDTQQQELEEQIRLQVRESWHDYIAAKKSLSAATAALESAQSSFRINQRKYQEGQTPYINLVDARTKFTNARFSKLIASYSLLEKQAILERIAGL from the coding sequence ATGCTAAGCAAGATACAAAGTACTATATGGGATTATCCCATATATTTTTTGAAGATATCCGACTATCAGTCGGAAAGTAAATTAAGGTTGATAATATTGCTGCTTTTTGCAATTAGCTTACCGGTAAATCTACTTTTTGCTCAATCTAAAATTCTAGATAACTATATTGAAGAAGGCTTAAAATCTAACCTAGCTATGCAAAGACAAGGTCTAACTCTCGAAAGGCAGATTGAATCTTTAAAAGAAGCAAGAGGCATGTTTTATCCGAATGTGAGTTTTAATGCCGATTATACACTCGCCAAAGGAGGTAGGATGATTGAGTTACCAATCGGTGATTTACTGAATCCAGTTTACAGCACACTAAACGAAATGAATGAGAGCAAAAACTTTTCGATGGTGGATAATGTAGAAGAACAGTTTCTACCAAATAAATTTCACGACACTAAACTCAGGTTAATTCAGCCTATTTTCAATTCTGATATCTTTTATAATTACAAGGCTGCTAAAGACATGGTGAGTATACAGCAAGCAAAAAAGGATGCCTACCAAAAAGAGCTGACAAAAGAAATTAAGGTGGCTTATTATAAGTATATACAAGCCAACGAAGTATTAAATATTTATTCAGAAACTAGGCAATTACTCAACGAAGTTTTAAGGGTAAATAAAAAGTTGGTCGTTAATGACAAAGCCACATCTGAAATCATTTTTGATGCTCAATATGAGATTAGCAAATTAGATGAAGAGGAAGCCTTTGCAAGAAAGGATATGGAAGTTAGTAAAGCTTGGTTTAACTTTTTACTGAATAGAGACCACCAAACCGAAATTGAAACGGACACCATTGTTTTTCAAGCTTTTACTGATCAAGCTTTTGATTCTGAAAGTTTAGAAGATCAAGCACTTACATCCAGAGATGAGTTAAACCAAATTCGAAGCAGTGTAAGTGTTGAAAATCAATTATTGAACATGTCAAAATCTAGCAGTTTACCTACGGTGTCTTTAGTGGCAGATGTCGGTTTTCAAGGCTATGGTTATCAGTTTGATAGCTCTCAAGATTACTGGTTAACGCAAATTAGCTTAAAGTGGAATTTGTTTCAGGGCTTACAAAACAAGTCTAAAATTCAGCAACATCAAATTACCTTAAAAGAGCTTGATACACAGCAACAAGAGCTTGAAGAGCAGATTAGGTTGCAAGTAAGAGAGTCTTGGCATGACTATATAGCCGCAAAGAAAAGTTTATCTGCTGCTACAGCTGCTCTTGAAAGTGCCCAAAGCAGTTTCAGAATTAATCAGAGAAAATATCAGGAAGGGCAAACACCTTATATCAATTTGGTTGATGCTCGTACCAAGTTTACAAATGCTCGTTTCTCTAAACTCATTGCGAGCTATTCTCTTCTCGAAAAACAAGCAATTCTCGAACGAATTGCTGGCCTATAA
- a CDS encoding alpha-ketoacid dehydrogenase subunit alpha/beta: MENKVLEKDIKEHEGMTKEEILKDYEVACRSRQASLFGRKEVFMGKAKFGIFGDGKEVAQLAMAKFFQPGDFRSGYYRDQTFMFAIGESNEQQFFAQLYAHTDVNADPHTAGRGMNSHYATRIVNNDGSWNNLTQMKNTSSDISPTAAQMPRLVGLGYASKLYRDNPELHELTQFSNNGNEIAFGTIGNASCAEGIFFESINAAGVLKIPMLTSVWDDGYGISVPNEYQVTKGSISEILSGLQRKDKQSDGFEIFVVNGWDYPSLVKVYKEAAELCRKEHVPVIIHVVEVTQPQGHSTSGSHERYKSKERLEWEREHDCLKKMREWILNEGIALDSEVDEVEARALKIVKDSRTKAWKAFVDDNKVSQKSALKIISGVSKQLRTNNKIKEIKKELEKTLNPMRSDAMKAVKKTLRALRFEDPIHRKELIEWVETENEENKQRFNSHLYSESPFSALNVEEIPPHYDENSNEVVDGREVVQACFDSILARDPRVFAIGEDLGKIGDVNQGFAGLQNKYGELRVTDTGIRETTILGQGIGAALRGLRPIIEIQYLDYIYYALQTMTDDLACLQYRTKGGQTAPVIIRTRGHRLEGIWHSGSPMSTLLGSCRGIYLLVPRNMTKAAGFYNTLLQSDDPAIMIESLNGYRLKERLPGNIGEFTVPLGVPEVIREGKDITVVTYGSMCRIVMDAAAQLDELGLDVEVIDVQTLLPFDRHHKILDSIKKTNRVLFTDEDVPGGATAYMMQKVIEEQDAYQWLDSKPVCLSAEAHRPAYGSDGDYFSKPNIETIVDKIYEILHESDPQRFPAYLK, from the coding sequence ATGGAAAATAAAGTGCTAGAAAAAGATATAAAGGAACATGAGGGAATGACGAAGGAGGAAATACTTAAAGACTACGAGGTAGCTTGCAGAAGCAGACAGGCGAGTCTTTTTGGTAGAAAGGAAGTGTTTATGGGCAAAGCGAAGTTTGGGATTTTTGGTGATGGTAAGGAAGTAGCCCAGTTAGCAATGGCAAAGTTTTTTCAGCCAGGTGATTTTCGCTCAGGTTATTATCGCGATCAAACATTTATGTTTGCGATAGGTGAATCAAATGAACAGCAATTTTTTGCACAATTATATGCCCACACGGATGTAAATGCAGATCCGCACACAGCAGGAAGAGGGATGAACTCTCACTATGCTACCAGAATAGTTAACAATGATGGAAGCTGGAATAATTTAACCCAGATGAAAAATACATCATCTGATATTTCTCCAACTGCTGCACAAATGCCAAGATTAGTTGGTTTAGGATACGCTTCGAAACTTTATAGAGATAATCCAGAATTACACGAACTAACACAGTTTTCTAATAATGGTAATGAAATAGCATTTGGTACTATTGGTAATGCATCTTGCGCAGAAGGTATTTTCTTTGAGTCTATTAATGCCGCTGGAGTTCTTAAAATTCCTATGCTAACATCTGTTTGGGATGATGGCTATGGCATTTCTGTTCCTAACGAATACCAAGTTACCAAGGGTAGTATTTCAGAGATTCTTTCAGGGTTACAAAGAAAAGATAAACAGAGTGATGGTTTTGAGATTTTCGTAGTAAATGGCTGGGATTATCCATCACTAGTTAAAGTCTACAAAGAGGCTGCAGAGCTTTGCAGAAAAGAACATGTTCCAGTTATTATTCACGTAGTAGAAGTTACTCAACCACAAGGGCATTCTACTTCTGGTTCGCATGAAAGATATAAATCTAAAGAGAGATTAGAGTGGGAGAGAGAGCACGATTGCCTTAAGAAAATGCGAGAGTGGATACTGAATGAAGGAATTGCATTAGATTCGGAAGTGGATGAAGTAGAAGCCAGAGCCTTAAAAATAGTAAAAGATTCAAGAACAAAAGCTTGGAAAGCATTTGTAGATGATAATAAAGTAAGTCAAAAATCTGCTTTAAAAATTATTAGTGGTGTCTCGAAACAATTGAGAACCAACAATAAGATTAAAGAGATAAAAAAAGAGTTGGAAAAAACTTTGAATCCGATGCGTTCGGATGCGATGAAAGCCGTGAAAAAAACTTTGCGCGCATTAAGATTCGAAGATCCAATACATAGAAAAGAATTAATAGAGTGGGTTGAAACAGAAAACGAAGAAAATAAGCAGCGTTTCAATTCTCATTTATATAGTGAATCACCTTTCTCGGCTTTAAATGTCGAAGAAATTCCTCCACATTACGATGAAAACAGCAATGAAGTAGTAGATGGTAGAGAAGTGGTTCAAGCTTGTTTTGATAGCATTTTAGCAAGAGATCCAAGAGTTTTCGCAATAGGAGAAGATCTAGGTAAAATCGGAGATGTAAATCAGGGTTTTGCTGGTTTGCAGAATAAGTATGGTGAGTTAAGAGTAACCGATACTGGAATTAGAGAAACTACGATTCTCGGCCAAGGTATTGGGGCTGCACTTAGAGGTTTAAGGCCAATTATAGAGATTCAATATCTGGACTACATCTATTATGCTTTGCAAACCATGACTGATGATTTGGCTTGTCTACAATACAGGACCAAAGGTGGACAAACTGCACCAGTAATTATTAGAACTCGTGGTCATAGATTAGAAGGTATTTGGCATTCAGGTTCACCAATGAGTACCCTGTTGGGTAGCTGCCGAGGTATTTACTTACTAGTTCCAAGAAATATGACCAAAGCTGCTGGATTCTACAATACTTTGTTGCAATCTGATGATCCAGCAATTATGATAGAATCTCTTAATGGCTACAGGTTAAAAGAAAGACTACCAGGTAATATTGGTGAATTTACTGTGCCTTTAGGTGTGCCAGAAGTGATTAGAGAAGGAAAAGACATAACTGTTGTAACTTATGGTTCTATGTGTAGAATTGTAATGGACGCAGCAGCACAGCTAGATGAATTAGGACTTGATGTTGAAGTAATTGATGTGCAAACTCTACTTCCATTCGACAGACATCACAAAATTCTTGATTCTATTAAAAAGACAAATAGAGTGCTTTTTACAGATGAAGATGTTCCGGGAGGTGCTACAGCTTATATGATGCAAAAAGTGATTGAGGAGCAAGATGCCTACCAATGGTTAGATTCTAAACCAGTTTGTTTATCTGCTGAGGCTCACAGACCTGCTTATGGTAGCGATGGAGATTATTTCTCTAAACCCAACATTGAAACAATAGTAGATAAGATATATGAAATTTTGCATGAATCTGACCCACAAAGATTCCCTGCATATTTGAAATAA
- a CDS encoding methylmalonyl-CoA mutase family protein, with amino-acid sequence MKMIQPYQSQHKIRIVTAGSLFDGHDASINIMRRIMQSSGAEIIHLGHNRSVQEIVDCAIQEDVQGIAITSYQGGHIEFFKYIYDLLQEKQASHIKIFGGGGGTILPSEIEELHQYGIDKIFSPDDGREFGLQGMINEILKACDFPTGKDLNGEWKKISKQDKKSIARVISATENYPDEIKKYIDELKFKSKQKTVPVLGVTGTGGAGKSSLVDELVRRFLSDFNDKKIAIISVDPSKRKTGGALLGDRIRMNSVFDERVYMRSLATRQSNLALSNQVKESLDILKAANYDLIILETSGIGQSDTEITDHANISLYVMTPEFGAATQLEKIDMLDFADLIALNKFDKRGALDALQAVKKQYQRNHLLWESSLDDLPIYGTIAAQFQDKGMNQLYKKIIDLLNDKFTLNWNSKLLENEVDQQKLFIIPPERTRYLSEISETIRTYNKHAEEQAKVADNLFGLKKALDLANNDSLNKSLKELYELELLKLDKNNQQLLDNWEERKSAYEKELYTYRVRNKNIDVETFTKSLSNTKIPKIATPRFKNLGDILRWQLQENFPGEFPFTAGVFPFKRKGEDPTRMFAGEGGPERTNKRFHYLSLEQDAVRLSTAFDSVTLYGEDPGLRPDIYGKIGNSGVSVCCLDDAKKLYSGFNLADPNTSVSMTINGPAATICAYFMNAAIDQQCEIYIKENGLEENTIAKIAEIYKQKGTPQPIYNGELPTGNNGLGLMLLGVTGEQVLPKEIYENIKANTLSVVRGTVQADILKEDQAQNTCIYSTEFSLKLMGDVQQYFINQKVKNFYSVSISGYHIAEAGANPITQLAFTLSNGFTFAEYYLSRGMHIDDFAPNFSYFFSNGIDPEYAVIGRVARRIWAKAMKLKYGGNERSQKLKYHIQTSGRSLHAQEISFNDIRTTLQALYAIYDNCNSLHTNAYDEAITTPTEESVRRAVAIQLIINKELGLTKNENPLQGSFIIEELTDLVEEVVLVEFDRITERGGVLGAMETMYQRNKIQEESMFYETMKHNGSLPIVGVNTFLSSSGSPTVIPENVIRATEQEKKAQILNKESLQNRNKTESEIALEKLKNCALKQENIFEELMECTKICSLGQITHALFDVGGQYRRNM; translated from the coding sequence ATGAAAATGATTCAACCATACCAATCTCAACATAAAATACGCATTGTAACAGCCGGCTCTTTGTTTGATGGACACGATGCTTCCATAAATATTATGCGAAGAATAATGCAATCGTCTGGCGCCGAGATTATTCATCTTGGTCATAATCGATCTGTGCAAGAAATAGTTGATTGTGCCATACAAGAAGACGTACAGGGAATTGCCATTACATCATATCAGGGCGGCCATATTGAATTTTTTAAATACATATATGACCTACTACAAGAGAAACAAGCTTCGCATATAAAGATTTTTGGCGGTGGTGGTGGCACTATTTTACCCTCAGAAATAGAAGAATTACATCAGTATGGTATTGATAAAATATTTTCACCTGACGATGGAAGAGAGTTTGGTCTGCAAGGAATGATTAATGAAATACTAAAAGCATGCGATTTTCCGACAGGAAAAGATTTAAATGGAGAATGGAAGAAAATTAGCAAACAAGATAAAAAATCTATCGCGAGAGTAATCTCAGCTACCGAAAATTATCCCGATGAGATTAAGAAATATATAGATGAGTTAAAGTTTAAATCTAAACAAAAAACAGTTCCAGTATTAGGTGTTACTGGAACAGGTGGTGCAGGAAAATCGAGTTTGGTAGATGAATTAGTTAGAAGGTTTTTATCGGACTTTAATGATAAAAAAATTGCAATTATTTCTGTAGATCCATCTAAAAGAAAAACAGGTGGAGCGCTCTTAGGTGACCGTATCAGAATGAATTCTGTTTTTGATGAACGGGTATACATGCGCTCTTTGGCTACCAGACAATCAAATTTGGCACTATCAAACCAGGTAAAAGAAAGCCTTGATATACTGAAAGCAGCAAATTACGATTTAATCATTCTCGAAACCTCAGGTATAGGTCAATCTGATACTGAAATTACAGATCATGCTAATATATCTTTATATGTGATGACACCAGAGTTTGGTGCAGCAACTCAACTTGAAAAAATTGATATGCTGGATTTTGCTGACTTGATCGCCCTAAACAAGTTTGACAAAAGAGGTGCTCTAGATGCGCTACAAGCTGTAAAAAAACAATATCAGCGTAACCATTTGCTTTGGGAAAGCTCCCTCGATGATTTGCCAATTTATGGAACCATTGCCGCCCAGTTTCAGGATAAAGGCATGAATCAACTTTACAAAAAAATAATAGACTTGCTCAACGATAAATTCACATTGAATTGGAATAGCAAGCTATTAGAAAATGAAGTTGATCAGCAAAAACTATTTATTATTCCACCAGAAAGAACCAGATATCTGTCTGAGATTTCTGAAACGATAAGAACATACAATAAACACGCTGAAGAACAGGCAAAAGTAGCAGACAACTTATTTGGGTTAAAAAAAGCGTTGGATTTAGCTAACAATGATTCACTGAACAAATCACTTAAAGAACTTTATGAGCTAGAGCTTTTAAAACTTGATAAAAACAATCAGCAGCTTTTAGATAATTGGGAAGAAAGGAAATCTGCCTACGAAAAAGAATTGTATACCTATCGAGTAAGAAATAAAAATATTGATGTAGAGACTTTTACCAAAAGCCTTTCTAATACAAAAATTCCTAAGATTGCTACACCTCGATTTAAAAACTTAGGAGACATTTTGAGATGGCAATTACAGGAGAATTTTCCGGGTGAATTCCCATTTACGGCCGGAGTTTTCCCATTCAAAAGAAAAGGAGAAGACCCTACTAGAATGTTTGCTGGTGAAGGTGGTCCAGAGCGAACAAATAAACGATTCCATTATTTATCATTAGAACAGGATGCCGTTAGATTGTCTACAGCTTTTGATTCAGTGACATTATATGGAGAAGACCCGGGATTGAGACCAGATATTTATGGTAAAATTGGCAATTCCGGCGTAAGTGTTTGCTGTTTGGATGATGCGAAAAAGTTGTATTCAGGTTTCAATTTGGCTGATCCGAACACATCCGTTTCAATGACAATTAATGGTCCGGCGGCTACGATATGTGCCTATTTTATGAATGCTGCTATTGACCAGCAATGTGAGATTTACATTAAAGAAAACGGATTAGAAGAAAATACTATAGCTAAAATAGCAGAAATTTATAAGCAAAAAGGAACACCACAACCTATTTATAATGGTGAATTACCAACTGGTAATAATGGGTTAGGTTTAATGCTTTTGGGAGTTACTGGTGAGCAAGTTCTACCGAAAGAGATATATGAAAATATAAAAGCTAATACACTTTCTGTAGTAAGAGGAACGGTGCAAGCAGATATATTAAAAGAAGATCAGGCACAAAATACCTGCATTTATTCTACTGAGTTTTCGCTTAAACTCATGGGCGACGTTCAGCAATATTTTATAAATCAAAAGGTAAAAAACTTCTATTCTGTTTCCATCTCTGGGTACCACATTGCAGAAGCCGGTGCCAACCCGATTACCCAATTGGCATTTACACTAAGCAATGGATTTACCTTTGCCGAATACTATTTGAGCAGAGGCATGCATATTGATGATTTTGCTCCGAATTTTTCTTATTTCTTCTCAAACGGAATTGATCCTGAATATGCAGTAATTGGCAGAGTTGCCAGACGAATTTGGGCTAAAGCCATGAAATTGAAGTATGGTGGTAATGAAAGATCGCAAAAGCTTAAATATCATATTCAAACTTCTGGTAGATCTTTACACGCTCAAGAAATTTCATTTAATGATATAAGAACTACCTTGCAGGCACTTTATGCAATTTATGATAATTGTAACTCATTGCATACCAATGCTTATGATGAAGCGATTACAACGCCAACAGAAGAATCTGTAAGGCGAGCAGTTGCAATACAACTCATTATTAATAAAGAGTTAGGGCTGACTAAAAATGAAAATCCACTCCAAGGCTCTTTTATTATTGAAGAACTGACCGATTTGGTAGAAGAAGTTGTCTTAGTCGAATTTGATAGAATTACTGAAAGAGGTGGTGTTTTAGGTGCTATGGAAACCATGTATCAAAGAAATAAAATACAAGAAGAGTCTATGTTTTATGAAACCATGAAGCATAATGGTTCACTGCCGATAGTTGGGGTAAATACTTTTCTTTCTTCTTCTGGCTCTCCTACTGTAATTCCAGAAAATGTGATTAGAGCAACAGAACAAGAAAAGAAAGCTCAGATTTTAAATAAAGAATCTTTACAAAATAGAAATAAAACTGAAAGCGAAATAGCTTTAGAGAAGTTGAAAAATTGTGCATTGAAACAGGAAAACATTTTTGAAGAACTTATGGAATGCACTAAAATTTGTTCTTTAGGGCAAATTACACATGCCTTGTTTGATGTAGGTGGTCAATACCGAAGAAATATGTAA